In Clostridium omnivorum, the DNA window AATATTATAACTGTTTCACAGATTAAACATAAAAATAAAAAACTAAATAGAGAACAAAGAGAAGCACTAGAAGGATGGGCGTTTATAGGTATTGGCTTTTTGCTATTTCTAATTTTTGTAGCATATCCTCTGCTAAAAAACGTAGCTATGGCATTTATGAATTATAGTGTTAATCCCAATAAACCTAGTACGTTTATTGGACTCGCAAACTTTAAAAAGGCATTCATACATAGTGGAACCTTAGATGAAAGTTCAAAGTTCTATCTGTCTTTAAGGAATACACTACTTGCAGTAGTAGTTACAGTTCCAGCTCAGTGGTTTTTGGGAATGATAATTGCAATAGCAATAGAATCTCTTTCAAAGGGAAAGATGCTCTATAGGTTTTTACTATATATTCCGGTTATTTCAGATTGGATAGTTGTTGCTATACTGTTCAAGTATATTTTTCAAGATACCCAAGGTTCTTTAGTAAATTCTATATTGCTTAATTTGCATCTAATAAGTCAGCCGATTTCCTGGCTGCAAAATGAATGGACTGGAAACATAGTAATTTGGGCTCTATGTATTTGGAAGGGAATTGGATGGGTAATGATTATGTATACTGCAGCTATTCAAGACCTGCCAAAGGATATATATGAAGCAGCGGACGTAGATGGAGCTACTAAAAGGCAGCAAATGTGGAAAATTACACTACCACTTCTTGCATCAAGAACTTATTTTATAGTAATTAACTTAATAATAGGTGCATTTAATATATTACTTCAAGTAATGCTCATTACAAATGGAGGACCAATGGGCAAGACAGATGTTCTTCAAAACTACATGTATAATAAAGCCTTCTCAAGTTTCGACTTTGGCTATGCAGCAGCAATTAGCTTGATTATGGCTGTTATTTTAATATTGATTTCTGTTGTACAAAGAAAAATAACTAAGAATACAGAGATAGAATTCTAAAGGAGGTAAAAATATGGTTAAAAGTAAGTTTGGGCAGATATTAATACATTTAGTATTAATAATAGTAGTAATATTTTCACTACTACCATTTTTAAACATGATAAGTACATCATTGATACCTAATACCTATGTTTTGCCTTCAAAGCCTCAGATAATTCCAAAGCAATTTTACTTTGGAAATTACGTCAATGTTTGGGCGGGTGAAAACTTTTCAAGGTATTTTGCAAATAGCCTATTTGTAACTGCTGCTAATACAATATTGACATTGTTTATAGCATCCTTATCAGGTTATGGCTTTGCTAGATTAAAATTTCCGGGTAAAAAAATAATCTTCAACATTTATATATTTTCTTTAATGATGCCTGCGGTGCTTGCTTTAGTTTCACAGTTCACTATTTTGCAAAGGCTGCATTTAGTTGATACTTATACAGGTCTGCTGCTTTTGTATATTAGTGGTGGAATTGCTGGTAATACTTTTTTCTTAAAAGGCTTTTTTGAGACTATTCCAAGAGAATTAGAAGAGTCTATTATTATGGATGGTGGCAACAAATGGACTATATATAGAAAAATTATATTGCCGCTTTCAAAACCTGCTTTGGCTACAATGGCTATAGGTACTTTCTCAGCAACTTGGATGGAGGTATTTACAGCACTTACAGTTTTAAAAACACAGTCCAAGAGAACATTACCAATTGCAGTTAAACTGCTTCAAAATGGAAAGGCAACTCAATGGGGAGTTGTATTCGCTGCTGCGATTATTGTTCTAATTCCTATAATCGCAATATTTATTGTGTTTAATAAGCAATTTATAAAATCAGGTGGAAGCGAAGGTGCGGTAAAAGGCTAGTATATAAGAGGTGTTTTATTTGAAAAAAAAGATTATTCTAGGTGCTGCTATTTTGTTCTGTATTGGTTCAGCCTATATAATTTATAAATTTAGAACTTTTAGTGCAGAAGCAAGCACTAGAGCTATAAATACTGGGAAGCTTATTAGTGATGTGTATACAGATAAGGCCAGATATATTCCCAAAGATAAAGTTAATGTAAAAGTACAATTAAATAATAACCTAAACAAAAATTACAAGGGTTCTTTAGAAATATACTTTAAGCATTTAAATAATGTTGTTCTAAAGAAAGAAGTTAAAGTTTCTTTAGAAAGTAAAGAGAAAAAAACTATTGATATTTCATGGAATGCACCTTTGGAGGACTATGAAGGATATCTTGTAGAAGTTTATGCGGTGCATGGAATTAATGTTGATGATAATAAAAATACTGCTGTAGATATATCATCGGACTGGACTAAGTTTCCAAGATACGGATATATAGCTGAATATCCAGAACAGTCCAAAGAGGAAACTGAAAGTAAGATAGATTGGATAAATAAGTTTCATATAGATGGATTGCAATTTTATGATTGGCAGAACAAGCATCAAAAACCTCTGCCAGGGGACTTGAACAATATAACAAAGTTTTGGAAGGACATAGCAAATAGAGATATATATTTTCAAACGGTGAAGGATTATATTGATTCCGCCCATAGTAAAAATATGAAGGCAGCAAACTATAATCTTATTTATGGAGCTTATACGGACTACGCTCAATATGGTATAAAGCCAGAATGGGCAATATACAAAGATACTAGCCATTCGGTTCAGGATGTGCATTCTCTTCCATCAGGCTGGGCATCTTCTTTAGCTGTATTTAACCCTGCAAATAAGGATTGGCAAAATTATATTTATAATGCTGAAGAGGAGGTAAATAAGGCATTGAAGTTTGATGTGTTTCATATGGATACATTAGGCAACAGAGGACAAACCTTTGATTATTATGGCCGGGATGTTAATTTACCTGATACTTACACAGAATTTATAAATAATGCTAAAAAGGCATTAGGAACTAGCGTTGTATTCAACACTGTAAATAGATACGGATTGGAGCAAGTAGCGAAATCAGATGTAGATTTCCTATATTCAGAGCTTTGGCCAAGTGATTATCCAAGCTATTCCTCTTTTAAAGAAACTATAGATAAGGGCTACGAGCTTACTAATGGAAAGAAAAACACAGTAATAGCAGCATATATGAACTATGGCAGAGCAGGTACACCAGGTGAATTTAACGAGCATAGCGTTAGATTAACAGATGCTGCTATATTTGCTGCAGGTGGTGCACATATAGAGCTTGGTGATACAGGAATGCTTGCAAGGGAGTACTTCCCTAATAAAAATTTAACTATGTCTAAGCCTTTAGTAGATGCAATGAGAAATTATTACGATTTTTTAGTTGCCTACGAGAATTTGTTGAGAGATGGACTCACTGATAATAAAAATAAAATTGAGATTAATGGAATTAATACAAGTAATAATGGTAAGCAGGATACAGTTTGGACTTACTCAAAGGAAAAAAAGGGCTTTGAAGTTATTCAAATGATAAATTTGTTAGGTATGAGGCGACCGGCATGGAGAGATGACGGAGCAAATTATGATGCTCCATCTGCACAAAAAGATTTAAAGCTTAACTATACTGTTAAGCAAGGAAAGATTAAAGATGTGTATTTAGCTTCACCAGACTTCAATGGAGGAAAATCTGTAAAGCTAAAGTATACTACTAAAAGCGGAGGGGATGGAACTCAGCTTCAAATAAATATACCAAAGCTTCAATATTGGGACATGGTATACATTGAAAAAGAATAGCAATGGGAGGTACTAGCATTGATAATTAAAGAAATATATCCAGCAAGAGCTCAGTTTAGAAAGGGCGAAAAAATAAAAGTAATTGTAGAGATTGAAGGTCACAACACATCAAGCAAACTTAGGTGTAATGTATATAGACTTCATGATAATATTCTCTCATTAGATAAGTATGTGTCTAGTTCAGAAAATCACGTTGTATTTGAATTTGATATAAATAGTGACGAATTTATGTCAGGTTATGGGGTGGAAGTTGAACTATACGAAAATAATAAAAAAGTACAGACTTTAAATACAGCTTTTGATATTTTAAGTTCTTGGAAGTATGCGCCAAGGTATGGGTTTTTATCAGATTTTTCACCAAATGATCTAGAAGATAAAGACGATTTAAAAGAAATGAATAAATATCATTTAAATGTAGTTCAGTACTATGATTGGATGTACAGACATCATGATTTAATACCGAAATCAGATATATTTATAGACCCTTTGCAGAGGAAACTTAGCTTGCATACTATAAAGAGCAAAATTGAATTAGCTCATAAATATGGTATGGAGGCTATAGCATATGGTGCTGTTTATGCTTCAGCGCCAGAATACTATAAGGAACATAAAGATTTAGCTATATATAAGAATAATGGAGAAGTATTTGGATTTGGTGACTTCCTTTATATGATGGACATATCAAGAGAAAGCAAGTGGCATGATCATATAATAGAGGAATTTTATAAAGCTATTAAACTTGGCTTTGACGGAATTCACATGGACCAGTATGGTTACCCTAAAGAAGCCATGAGTAATGCAAATGGTGTATGGGCTATTAGAAAGCTTAGGGAAGACTTTCCTAACTTAATTAATGATACTAGAAGCTATATAGAAGAAAAAGGTGAACAGGTTAGTCTAATATTTAATGCTGTAAATAACTGGCCAGTTGAGACTGTAGCAGCGGCGCAGCAGGATGCCGTTTATATTGAAGTATGGCCACCTAATGATACTTACCAGGACTTATATAATCTTATATCAAATGCAAAGAGATATGCTTCAGAAAAACAAGTTATTTTAGCTGCTTACATGAAACCATTTTTAGAAGAACTTAATATCCCAGTAGAGCAAGCTGAAAATGCTGCACTTTTTACTATGGCTACTATTTTTGCAAGTGGAGGCTTTCATCTGCTGCTAGGTGAAAATAAAGGGGTGCTTGATGACCCTTATTATCCTAAATATAGAACTATAGAAAGTGAGGAATTTAATGAGAAGCTAAGAAATTACTATGATTTCATAGTTAAATATGAAGAACTGCTCTATGACTTTAATATAATTGATACTACTATGGTTAACACTGGTGGAATAAATGAAGAGTACGCTTTCAAAGGGGTAAATACTTCACCAAAAGCAGAGGCAAATAGCATTTGGACCTTAATAAAAGAGAAGCCAGGATATAAAATTATAAGTCTAATTAACTTTAATGATATAGAAGATATGAACTGGAATGTTCCTAAAGAAAAATTATCTTCTGAGGTGAAAAATATAGAGGTTTCAGTACTTACTTGTAATGAAATAAAAGGTGTATATGCAGCTTCGCCTGATTTTAATGAAGGTAAAGCCTTAAAACTGGATTTTCAGTATGTAAAGGGAGAGCAG includes these proteins:
- a CDS encoding carbohydrate ABC transporter permease, with the translated sequence MKQLEKNIITVSQIKHKNKKLNREQREALEGWAFIGIGFLLFLIFVAYPLLKNVAMAFMNYSVNPNKPSTFIGLANFKKAFIHSGTLDESSKFYLSLRNTLLAVVVTVPAQWFLGMIIAIAIESLSKGKMLYRFLLYIPVISDWIVVAILFKYIFQDTQGSLVNSILLNLHLISQPISWLQNEWTGNIVIWALCIWKGIGWVMIMYTAAIQDLPKDIYEAADVDGATKRQQMWKITLPLLASRTYFIVINLIIGAFNILLQVMLITNGGPMGKTDVLQNYMYNKAFSSFDFGYAAAISLIMAVILILISVVQRKITKNTEIEF
- a CDS encoding carbohydrate ABC transporter permease, whose product is MVKSKFGQILIHLVLIIVVIFSLLPFLNMISTSLIPNTYVLPSKPQIIPKQFYFGNYVNVWAGENFSRYFANSLFVTAANTILTLFIASLSGYGFARLKFPGKKIIFNIYIFSLMMPAVLALVSQFTILQRLHLVDTYTGLLLLYISGGIAGNTFFLKGFFETIPRELEESIIMDGGNKWTIYRKIILPLSKPALATMAIGTFSATWMEVFTALTVLKTQSKRTLPIAVKLLQNGKATQWGVVFAAAIIVLIPIIAIFIVFNKQFIKSGGSEGAVKG
- a CDS encoding glycoside hydrolase family 66 protein, which translates into the protein MFYLKKKIILGAAILFCIGSAYIIYKFRTFSAEASTRAINTGKLISDVYTDKARYIPKDKVNVKVQLNNNLNKNYKGSLEIYFKHLNNVVLKKEVKVSLESKEKKTIDISWNAPLEDYEGYLVEVYAVHGINVDDNKNTAVDISSDWTKFPRYGYIAEYPEQSKEETESKIDWINKFHIDGLQFYDWQNKHQKPLPGDLNNITKFWKDIANRDIYFQTVKDYIDSAHSKNMKAANYNLIYGAYTDYAQYGIKPEWAIYKDTSHSVQDVHSLPSGWASSLAVFNPANKDWQNYIYNAEEEVNKALKFDVFHMDTLGNRGQTFDYYGRDVNLPDTYTEFINNAKKALGTSVVFNTVNRYGLEQVAKSDVDFLYSELWPSDYPSYSSFKETIDKGYELTNGKKNTVIAAYMNYGRAGTPGEFNEHSVRLTDAAIFAAGGAHIELGDTGMLAREYFPNKNLTMSKPLVDAMRNYYDFLVAYENLLRDGLTDNKNKIEINGINTSNNGKQDTVWTYSKEKKGFEVIQMINLLGMRRPAWRDDGANYDAPSAQKDLKLNYTVKQGKIKDVYLASPDFNGGKSVKLKYTTKSGGDGTQLQINIPKLQYWDMVYIEKE
- a CDS encoding glycoside hydrolase family 66 protein yields the protein MIIKEIYPARAQFRKGEKIKVIVEIEGHNTSSKLRCNVYRLHDNILSLDKYVSSSENHVVFEFDINSDEFMSGYGVEVELYENNKKVQTLNTAFDILSSWKYAPRYGFLSDFSPNDLEDKDDLKEMNKYHLNVVQYYDWMYRHHDLIPKSDIFIDPLQRKLSLHTIKSKIELAHKYGMEAIAYGAVYASAPEYYKEHKDLAIYKNNGEVFGFGDFLYMMDISRESKWHDHIIEEFYKAIKLGFDGIHMDQYGYPKEAMSNANGVWAIRKLREDFPNLINDTRSYIEEKGEQVSLIFNAVNNWPVETVAAAQQDAVYIEVWPPNDTYQDLYNLISNAKRYASEKQVILAAYMKPFLEELNIPVEQAENAALFTMATIFASGGFHLLLGENKGVLDDPYYPKYRTIESEEFNEKLRNYYDFIVKYEELLYDFNIIDTTMVNTGGINEEYAFKGVNTSPKAEANSIWTLIKEKPGYKIISLINFNDIEDMNWNVPKEKLSSEVKNIEVSVLTCNEIKGVYAASPDFNEGKALKLDFQYVKGEQGNKVKFTVPELKVWNLIYIVC